One window from the genome of Pyrus communis chromosome 16, drPyrComm1.1, whole genome shotgun sequence encodes:
- the LOC137720788 gene encoding LIM domain-containing protein WLIM2b translates to MSFIGTQQKCKACEKTVYPVEELSADGISYHKSCFKCTHCKGTLKLSNYSSMEGVLYCKPHFEQLFKETGNFNKNFQSPAKSAEKLTPELTRSPSKAASMFSGTQDKCATCGKTAYPLEKVTVESQAYHKSCFKCSHGGCPITPSNYAALEGILYCKHHFSQLFKEKGSYNHLIKSASIKRTAAAAAAATAAVASIPEA, encoded by the exons ATGTCTTTCATTGGCACCCAGCAGAAATGCAAGGCTTGTGAAAAGACAGTTTACCCAGTGGAGGAGCTATCTGCTGATGGGATTTCCTACCACAAGTCTTGCTTCAAATGCACCCACTGCAAAGGGACTTTGAAG CTGAGCAATTATTCCTCAATGGAAGGTGTTCTGTACTGTAAGCCTCACTTTGAGCAACTTTTCAAGGAGACTGGCAATTTCAACAAGAACTTTCAGTCAC CTGCAAAGTCAGCTGAGAAGTTAACTCCAGAGCTG ACTAGGTCACCTAGCAAAGCTGCTAGCATGTTTTCTGGAACACAAGACAAATGTGCTACTTGTGGTAAAACCGCTTATCCACTGGAGAAG GTGACTGTGGAGAGCCAGGCCTATCACAAGTCGTGTTTCAAGTGTTCTCACGGCGGCTGTCCTATTACTCCCTCAAACTACGCAGCTTTGGAGGGCATTCTATACTGCAAGCACCATTTCTCCCAGCTTTTCAAGGAGAAGGGGAGCTACAACCATCTTATTAAGTCTGCATCAATTAAGCGCACAGCAGCAGCGGCGGcggcagcaacagcagcagtaGCCTCCATTCCAGAAGCATAA